A genome region from Capillibacterium thermochitinicola includes the following:
- a CDS encoding ABC transporter substrate-binding protein, translated as MKKSFFAVCFGLLLMVAMFSTVSAANVQVRISGWGGSDQPIIEEMLRLYVTPAMAKEGITVLYEPIADDFQRYIVNALSANTAPDLFYMDIFWAQSLIQAGQVEPLDNYIAKSKILKKEDFIPSLLDAFSYQGKVYGIPKDFNTLALFYNKDLFDLAGVAYPDENDTWDTLAKKLEAVSKLDGVYGLALQPEFARMGAFTYAAGFKTFDQNGKSNLFHPGFKAAFEWYTGLAKTRAGVMPADLGQSWGGGAFGTEEVAACIEGAWVIGHLKDQAPNLNYGTTFLPKDPSTGKRGNLIFCVAWGMNKDSKNKQAAFKVLEQLTSPEVQQWILERGLALPSRVALADNPYFKQNNREAQANYIVFRGASEGNVVPFSFGEYGGRWMDPINEALRAVMSGEMSVEEGLREAQYRLDQEMQR; from the coding sequence GTGAAAAAAAGCTTCTTTGCGGTTTGTTTTGGTTTATTGCTAATGGTTGCCATGTTTTCGACGGTTTCCGCCGCCAATGTCCAGGTGCGGATCTCCGGTTGGGGCGGTAGTGACCAACCAATTATCGAAGAGATGCTTCGGCTCTATGTTACACCAGCGATGGCTAAGGAAGGTATTACCGTCCTCTACGAGCCGATCGCCGATGACTTTCAGCGGTATATCGTCAATGCTTTGTCCGCAAATACGGCGCCCGATCTTTTCTATATGGATATTTTCTGGGCCCAGTCGTTAATCCAAGCGGGACAGGTTGAACCCTTAGACAATTATATTGCGAAATCGAAAATTCTGAAGAAAGAAGACTTTATTCCTTCACTGTTGGATGCCTTTTCTTATCAAGGAAAAGTGTATGGAATTCCGAAGGACTTCAACACTTTAGCTTTATTCTACAACAAAGATTTGTTTGACTTGGCGGGTGTGGCCTATCCTGATGAGAATGACACTTGGGATACACTCGCGAAAAAACTGGAAGCAGTTTCTAAACTCGATGGTGTTTATGGTTTAGCCCTTCAGCCGGAGTTTGCCCGGATGGGTGCTTTCACATATGCCGCTGGTTTTAAGACCTTCGATCAAAATGGGAAGAGCAATCTCTTCCATCCGGGGTTTAAAGCCGCCTTTGAATGGTACACTGGCTTAGCAAAAACGCGTGCCGGTGTCATGCCGGCGGACCTTGGCCAAAGCTGGGGCGGCGGTGCCTTCGGCACTGAAGAAGTCGCCGCCTGTATCGAGGGGGCCTGGGTGATCGGACACTTAAAAGACCAGGCACCAAACCTCAACTATGGTACTACTTTCCTGCCCAAAGACCCGTCCACCGGCAAACGCGGCAACTTAATCTTCTGCGTGGCGTGGGGGATGAACAAAGACTCCAAAAATAAACAGGCTGCCTTTAAAGTACTGGAACAATTGACCAGCCCAGAAGTGCAACAGTGGATTCTCGAACGCGGCCTTGCTTTGCCGAGCCGGGTTGCCTTGGCGGATAATCCCTACTTTAAACAGAATAACCGGGAAGCCCAGGCCAACTACATCGTCTTCCGCGGTGCGTCCGAAGGAAATGTTGTCCCATTCAGTTTCGGTGAATATGGCGGTCGCTGGATGGATCCGATCAACGAGGCCTTACGGGCGGTTATGAGCGGTGAAATGTCGGTTGAAGAAGGCCTGCGCGAAGCGCAATATCGGCTTGACCAAGAAATGCAAAGATAA
- a CDS encoding carbohydrate ABC transporter permease produces MRRSLKEKTAPYVLLSPYLFMLIVFFGYAFIRCFYFSFTEYDLFSPPRWVGFKNYLNLVKDFQFGLALKNSLQFAVIVTSLQTILALLLAVILNQKIKGIRFFRAVYYMPSITSSAVVTLIFMWLFQKKGLINYLLTLAKTGYRIIAVFFGLFVLCQAFLVIGEKIKKRPVSLFEPSFLFLSVVVSFMATFILVKTGIVTMAEGIPPVETVWLNTKKMWPQNNRIFGISYPLGSIMLLNTWTTAPTFMLLYLAGLQDIPKELYEAAAVDGATKFKTFWYVVRPQLSNITFLVVTMGLISTLQMFDQVAIIGDQAPLDSVITLAYYVYINAFPSSVSPKIGMASAAAVFLGFLTLLIVLIQKKVVREGEGVEL; encoded by the coding sequence TTGCGCCGAAGTCTCAAAGAAAAAACGGCACCATACGTCCTGCTTTCCCCGTACCTTTTTATGTTGATCGTTTTTTTTGGTTACGCCTTCATCCGTTGTTTCTACTTTAGCTTTACCGAATATGATCTTTTTTCGCCGCCCCGATGGGTAGGGTTTAAAAATTATCTTAACCTGGTTAAAGATTTTCAGTTCGGTTTAGCCCTCAAAAATTCATTACAGTTTGCGGTAATCGTCACATCCCTACAAACCATTTTGGCCCTGCTTTTGGCCGTGATTTTAAACCAAAAAATCAAAGGCATTCGTTTTTTCCGGGCGGTCTATTACATGCCAAGCATCACTTCAAGCGCCGTGGTAACCTTGATTTTCATGTGGCTGTTCCAAAAGAAAGGATTAATCAATTATCTCCTCACTTTAGCCAAAACCGGTTACCGGATAATAGCCGTTTTTTTTGGTTTGTTTGTCCTGTGCCAAGCTTTTCTGGTGATTGGCGAAAAGATCAAAAAGCGGCCGGTTTCCCTCTTTGAACCCAGTTTTCTCTTTCTTTCGGTAGTTGTAAGTTTTATGGCGACCTTCATCCTGGTCAAGACCGGGATCGTGACCATGGCCGAGGGGATACCCCCAGTGGAAACAGTCTGGTTAAACACCAAAAAAATGTGGCCCCAGAACAACCGGATTTTCGGAATCTCTTATCCGCTGGGCTCCATTATGCTGCTGAACACATGGACGACCGCTCCCACCTTTATGCTTCTGTATCTCGCCGGACTGCAGGATATTCCGAAAGAGCTTTATGAAGCGGCGGCGGTGGACGGTGCTACCAAGTTCAAAACCTTTTGGTATGTGGTACGTCCGCAATTAAGCAATATCACCTTCCTGGTGGTGACGATGGGTCTCATTTCAACCCTGCAGATGTTTGACCAGGTGGCAATCATCGGGGACCAGGCTCCTTTGGATTCGGTCATTACTTTAGCCTACTATGTTTATATCAATGCTTTTCCCAGTTCCGTGTCGCCTAAAATTGGAATGGCCAGTGCTGCGGCGGTCTTTCTAGGTTTTTTAACCTTACTGATTGTCTTAATCCAGAAAAAAGTGGTCAGAGAAGGAGAGGGGGTTGAATTATGA
- a CDS encoding carbohydrate ABC transporter permease, which translates to MRKQELSTIKLPSEEEIREFQLKQRRWRKVAMIYLVLLLVSILTIGPFFFGLLSSLKDNPLEWPPKLSVNQLKPANWIAAFRLSKAGCGKGFFGEFAPGAIIPFQVTYQVPAGKEPVTPQVVVPKRVPGTAGAALLIEHYAADYSRVSEVQEVKREILADGSVRVTYAFTIHHTGDVVCDRLPMDITVPLGQQFVSATLDPNRPNERLGRVQSWNNLTAGVIPYIFYNYHRVFSENYSRTTGKNLFSSWIKNSFVLCFARVLTNLLFASMAGFALARLKFRGKNTIFLLMLFSMMIPGQVTFISNYLVLRDGVFGLSKLFGVNTLLNSYSGLIVSGLVSASSVFIMKQFFEGLPESLEEAARIDGASSYQILFRIFFPLAKPALGALTILTFQGVWNEFFWPLVVLTSPQDRFTLTIGLLSFRRMYGVAFDWGPILAGSVISALPLVVLFVVFQRYFVEGISFTGVKG; encoded by the coding sequence ATGAGGAAGCAGGAGTTGAGCACTATAAAACTCCCGAGCGAGGAAGAAATACGGGAGTTTCAACTTAAACAGCGACGGTGGCGTAAGGTGGCGATGATCTACCTTGTGCTGTTGTTGGTGTCAATTCTCACAATCGGCCCCTTTTTCTTTGGTTTGCTTTCAAGTTTAAAGGATAATCCGCTGGAATGGCCCCCCAAACTCTCCGTTAATCAATTGAAACCAGCCAATTGGATTGCGGCTTTCCGCTTGAGCAAAGCCGGGTGTGGGAAGGGGTTTTTTGGTGAATTCGCCCCCGGAGCGATTATTCCTTTTCAAGTCACTTATCAAGTTCCGGCCGGAAAAGAACCGGTGACCCCACAGGTGGTTGTGCCCAAACGCGTGCCGGGAACGGCCGGGGCCGCCTTATTAATTGAACACTACGCCGCCGATTATTCCCGGGTCTCCGAGGTACAAGAGGTAAAACGGGAGATCCTGGCCGATGGGTCGGTCCGGGTGACTTATGCATTTACGATCCATCACACCGGTGATGTTGTCTGTGACCGCTTACCGATGGATATAACTGTTCCTTTGGGGCAGCAATTCGTTAGTGCGACGCTGGACCCGAACCGCCCCAATGAGCGGCTAGGGCGGGTCCAAAGTTGGAACAATCTGACGGCAGGAGTGATCCCTTATATCTTTTATAATTACCACCGTGTTTTTTCCGAAAATTATAGTCGCACCACCGGAAAAAACCTCTTTTCCAGTTGGATCAAGAACTCTTTTGTGCTTTGCTTTGCCCGGGTCCTGACGAACCTCCTTTTCGCTTCCATGGCGGGTTTTGCTTTGGCCCGGTTGAAATTCCGGGGTAAAAACACCATCTTTCTCCTAATGCTGTTTTCGATGATGATTCCGGGACAAGTAACTTTCATCTCCAATTATCTGGTCTTGCGGGACGGAGTGTTTGGCCTCTCCAAACTGTTCGGGGTTAATACGCTCCTGAACAGTTATTCCGGACTCATTGTCTCCGGATTGGTCAGTGCCAGCTCGGTCTTTATCATGAAACAGTTTTTCGAAGGACTTCCGGAAAGCCTGGAAGAGGCGGCCCGAATTGACGGTGCTAGTTCTTACCAGATCCTTTTCCGGATCTTTTTCCCCTTGGCTAAACCGGCGCTTGGCGCCTTAACGATTCTGACCTTTCAAGGGGTATGGAACGAATTCTTCTGGCCGTTGGTGGTTTTGACCTCACCCCAGGACCGCTTTACTCTAACCATCGGTTTATTGAGCTTCCGCCGCATGTATGGTGTGGCCTTCGACTGGGGGCCAATTCTGGCCGGGTCCGTGATTTCGGCCTTACCCCTCGTGGTCCTGTTCGTGGTCTTCCAGCGTTATTTTGTGGAAGGGATCAGTTTTACCGGGGTTAAGGGTTAA
- a CDS encoding glycoside hydrolase family 65 protein: protein MKNVLTWIIQEEQFAPEQMQYYETIFTLGNGYLGTRGTLEENYRLRKPGTYIAGLFDEAPNEVTELPNAPDWVSIELELAGERFDLEKGNILAYQRSLDLKQGILRRDLRWESPQGRITKLSYQRFVSMKDQHLMGIRVSITPENYNGTIKVVSVLNGQVTNEGTQHFKAVEECTFGERGIYLINETYQSEHILAMAASHQVKGKLINENFFNRRRLVGYQAQLAGETDQTLIFDKLVTIYTSRDLDGPVPATHLEKMEKVKALALGENLGAAIQGFDTHLAAHVQAWADLWLKADILIEGDDFAQKAIRFANFHLIQMAPKHDYRVSIAAKGLTGEGYRGHVFWDTEIFMLPFFIYTFPEVARNLLMYRYHTLPGALKKAKENGYEGAMYAWESADTGEETTPKYGGLDLKTRKPVRIWCGELEQHISADVPYAVWHYYQATGDWDFLVNYGAEIICQTARFWASRAEYAPEDDCYEINNVMGPDEYSEFVNNNYFTNAMAQWTLRKGLEVYALLEEKGKAEALTAKIGLKKEELANWRIVAEKMRLRRINDLVLLQFDGFLQQKEVDLSAYRHNPDAFFKDFSWEQITSTQVLKQPDVIMLLYLLGDQYTLEEKIANWEFYEPKTLHHSSLGPAIHAVFATEIGQNEAAYRYFLDAAEIDLNNKLRNSEAGLHAATQGGIWQAVVNGFGGVRLKDGGLQIAPSLPEHWKKVSFHLIYQAVPLRITVTNEQVELEVLVKEFRPLTIGLCGRTITLTPEQASLRVPMPKAGLS from the coding sequence ATGAAAAACGTATTGACGTGGATCATCCAGGAAGAGCAGTTTGCCCCTGAACAAATGCAATATTATGAAACCATCTTTACACTTGGAAACGGATACTTGGGAACCAGAGGGACTTTGGAAGAAAATTACCGGTTGCGGAAACCAGGCACCTATATTGCAGGTTTGTTTGACGAAGCGCCCAATGAAGTTACCGAATTACCCAACGCCCCTGATTGGGTTAGTATCGAGTTGGAACTGGCGGGGGAGCGTTTTGATTTAGAAAAAGGCAATATCTTGGCTTATCAACGCAGTTTAGATTTAAAACAAGGGATCTTACGTCGGGATCTGCGCTGGGAAAGTCCCCAAGGGCGTATTACGAAGTTAAGCTACCAACGGTTTGTTTCCATGAAAGACCAGCATCTTATGGGAATCCGTGTTTCAATTACGCCGGAAAACTACAACGGAACAATAAAAGTGGTTTCTGTTCTGAACGGGCAGGTCACGAATGAAGGAACGCAGCATTTCAAGGCGGTTGAGGAGTGTACCTTTGGGGAGCGGGGTATTTATCTGATCAACGAAACATACCAATCAGAGCATATCCTGGCGATGGCCGCCTCTCATCAAGTAAAAGGAAAGCTCATTAACGAAAATTTCTTCAACCGGCGACGGTTGGTTGGTTACCAAGCGCAACTTGCTGGAGAAACCGATCAAACCCTAATTTTTGATAAATTAGTTACCATCTATACTTCCCGCGATTTGGACGGTCCAGTGCCGGCAACGCACTTGGAAAAAATGGAGAAGGTGAAAGCCTTGGCCCTTGGGGAAAACCTGGGCGCGGCCATTCAAGGGTTTGACACTCACCTGGCGGCCCATGTTCAAGCCTGGGCGGATTTATGGTTAAAGGCGGACATCCTGATTGAAGGGGATGATTTTGCCCAAAAAGCAATCCGGTTTGCCAACTTCCATCTCATCCAGATGGCCCCGAAGCATGATTACCGGGTCAGTATCGCCGCGAAAGGTTTGACCGGAGAGGGATACCGTGGTCACGTCTTTTGGGATACGGAGATTTTTATGCTGCCCTTCTTTATCTATACCTTCCCCGAGGTGGCGCGCAACTTACTCATGTACCGTTACCATACTTTGCCTGGTGCGCTGAAAAAAGCAAAAGAGAACGGGTATGAGGGTGCCATGTATGCTTGGGAGAGTGCCGATACCGGAGAGGAAACAACCCCTAAATACGGCGGGTTGGATTTGAAAACGAGAAAACCGGTACGCATCTGGTGTGGCGAGCTGGAACAACACATCAGTGCCGATGTTCCTTACGCGGTCTGGCATTATTACCAAGCAACCGGTGACTGGGATTTTCTAGTGAATTACGGGGCGGAAATTATCTGTCAGACCGCACGGTTCTGGGCAAGTCGGGCCGAGTATGCCCCCGAGGATGATTGCTATGAGATTAACAATGTGATGGGACCCGATGAATACAGTGAATTTGTAAATAACAATTATTTCACGAATGCAATGGCCCAGTGGACATTGCGGAAAGGGCTTGAGGTTTACGCGTTATTAGAAGAGAAAGGTAAAGCTGAAGCGTTAACCGCCAAAATCGGCCTCAAAAAAGAAGAACTGGCCAACTGGCGGATCGTGGCGGAAAAAATGCGCTTAAGACGGATAAACGATCTTGTTCTGCTGCAGTTTGATGGCTTTCTCCAGCAAAAAGAGGTTGATCTTTCTGCTTACCGCCATAATCCGGATGCCTTCTTCAAGGACTTTAGCTGGGAGCAGATTACCAGTACCCAGGTGCTGAAACAGCCGGATGTAATTATGTTGCTCTATTTACTGGGCGACCAGTATACGTTAGAAGAAAAGATTGCCAATTGGGAATTTTATGAGCCCAAGACTTTACACCACTCTTCCTTGGGTCCGGCGATCCACGCCGTCTTTGCCACGGAGATCGGGCAAAACGAAGCGGCATATCGTTATTTTCTCGATGCGGCTGAAATCGATCTGAACAATAAGCTCCGTAATAGCGAAGCGGGACTTCATGCGGCAACCCAAGGGGGAATCTGGCAAGCGGTGGTCAATGGTTTTGGCGGCGTAAGGTTGAAAGACGGGGGATTGCAGATCGCACCGTCCCTGCCGGAGCACTGGAAAAAGGTCAGTTTCCACCTTATCTATCAGGCCGTACCGCTGCGGATTACGGTTACGAACGAGCAGGTAGAGCTGGAAGTACTCGTCAAAGAGTTTCGGCCTTTGACCATTGGCCTTTGCGGCCGGACCATCACGCTTACGCCGGAACAGGCAAGCTTAAGAGTGCCCATGCCCAAAGCCGGTCTATCCTAG